From a single Mycolicibacterium moriokaense genomic region:
- a CDS encoding MlaE family ABC transporter permease, producing the protein MTLAAKPFGALGGFFAMAADTLIAMVKPPFAWREYVLQTWFVARVSVLPALMLTLPYSVLLVFTFNILLTEFGAADFAGTGAAIGTVNQIGPIVTVLVVSGAGATAMCADLGARTIREELDAMKVMGINPIQVLVVPRVLAATTVALALSSTVIIAGLAGAFFFCVFIQHVSAGAFIAGMTLLTGVADVLVSLTKATLFGLAAGLIACYKGISVGGGPAGVGNAVNETVVFTFMVLFAINVIVTAVGIQFTVQ; encoded by the coding sequence ATGACGTTGGCCGCCAAGCCGTTCGGTGCGTTGGGCGGCTTCTTCGCCATGGCGGCTGACACGTTGATCGCCATGGTCAAGCCGCCCTTTGCCTGGCGCGAGTACGTCCTGCAAACCTGGTTCGTCGCGCGGGTGTCGGTACTTCCGGCGCTGATGCTTACACTGCCGTACTCGGTACTGCTGGTGTTCACGTTCAACATCCTGCTGACCGAGTTCGGCGCCGCAGATTTCGCCGGAACCGGGGCTGCCATCGGCACCGTCAACCAAATCGGTCCCATCGTGACGGTGCTCGTCGTGTCGGGCGCCGGCGCGACGGCGATGTGTGCCGACCTGGGGGCGCGCACCATACGAGAAGAACTCGACGCCATGAAAGTGATGGGCATCAACCCCATCCAAGTGTTGGTTGTGCCGCGGGTGCTGGCGGCAACGACTGTGGCGCTGGCCCTTTCCTCGACGGTCATCATCGCCGGTCTCGCCGGGGCGTTCTTCTTCTGCGTGTTCATTCAGCACGTCTCGGCCGGTGCCTTCATAGCCGGAATGACCCTGCTGACCGGTGTCGCCGACGTTCTGGTCTCGCTGACCAAGGCCACGTTGTTCGGGCTGGCCGCAGGGCTGATCGCCTGCTACAAGGGCATTTCCGTCGGCGGCGGGCCCGCCGGCGTGGGCAATGCGGTCAATGAGACGGTCGTCTTCACGTTCATGGTGCTGTTCGCCATCAACGTGATCGTCACCGCCGTCGGCATCCAGTTCACGGTGCAGTGA